In Juglans regia cultivar Chandler chromosome 5, Walnut 2.0, whole genome shotgun sequence, the following are encoded in one genomic region:
- the LOC109013358 gene encoding F-box/LRR-repeat protein At1g67190-like: MEHLPVEVVGNILSRLGAARDVVIASATCCKWREAYRKHLHTLSFNSNDWPVYRDMKTSQLQILITQTIFQTTGLKGLYILMDGVDKFSASTVIAWLMYTRETLRRLVYNVQTTPSINILEICGRQKLKMLVLAHNSITGVEPNFQRFPRLKSLSLSNVSISAMDLSLLLSSCQKIETLKLVNPEIAMSDAQVTVELSSPTLKSIYVEAVSLDKFVLEADSIECLHLKGCALEVFELVGKGTLKHFKIDDVSVLHLDIGENFENLEIVDISNFSIWWPKFYNIVLRSSKLRRLRLCEVVFDEEDEVVDLERIAVCFPQLTYLSLRYDFRDNIALSYLEGSSDLVNVTVLELSWIVIDEFFSFWVEEMLKRFPNLKKMVIHGLISEARREDYQILANFTTFIVELMRKYMHLEVRFEFK; this comes from the coding sequence ATGGAGCATCTTCCTGTTGAAGTTGTTGGAAACATACTATCCAGGCTTGGAGCCGCACGAGATGTGGTGATAGCATCTGCAACTTGTTGTAAATGGCGAGAAGCTTACCGCAAACACCTTCACACACTCTCATTCAATTCCAACGATTGGCCTGTTTATCGAGATATGAAGACTAGCCAACTTCAAATCTTGATAACTCAAACGATATTTCAAACCACGGGATTAAAAGGTCTATATATTCTAATGGATGGTGTTGATAAGTTCTCGGCATCCACTGTCATTGCTTGGCTCATGTATACCAGGGAAACATTGCGCCGATTGGTTTATAATGTTCAAACTACTCCAAGCATTAACATTCTTGAAATATGTGGCAggcaaaaattgaaaatgttgGTCCTGGCCCATAATTCAATTACTGGTGTTGAACCTAATTTTCAAAGATTTCCTCGTTTGAAATCTCTATCTTTAAGTAATGTCAGTATTTCAGCAATGGATCTGAGTCTTCTGCTCAGTTCCTGCCAGAAGATTGAAACTTTGAAACTTGTCAATCCAGAGATTGCAATGTCAGATGCACAAGTGACAGTTGAGCTTAGCAGTCCTAcgttaaaaagtatttatgttgAAGCAGTCAGTTTGGACAAGTTTGTATTGGAGGCAGATAGCATTGAGTGTTTGCACTTGAAAGGTTGTGCCCTTGAGGTTTTTGAACTTGTCGGAAAGGGCACCTTGAAGCACTTCAAGATTGATGATGTTAGTGTGCTACATCTTGATATTGGcgagaattttgaaaatcttgagATTGTAGATATCAGCAACTTCTCAATTTGGTGGCCGAAGTTCTACAATATTGTCTTGAGATCATCGAAACTACGAAGGCTTCGCCTTTGTGAAGTGGtgtttgatgaagaagatgaggttgTGGATTTGGAAAGAATTGCTGTTTGTTTCCCGCAGCTGACTTACCTTTCATTGAGGTATGACTTTAGAGATAATATCGCTCTCTCGTATCTGGAAGGGTCTTCTGACTTGGTAAATGTGACTGTCTTGGAGCTTAGTTGGATTGTAATTGATgaatttttctccttttgggTGGAGGAGATGCTGAAACGATTCCCAAATCTGAAGAAGATGGTCATTCATGGGCTTATTTCAGAGGCCAGACGTGAGGATTACCAGATACTGGCAAATTTTACGACCTTCATTGTTGAGCTCATGAGAAAATACATGCATTTAGAGGTGCGGTTTGAGTTTAAGTAG